One genomic region from Terriglobus aquaticus encodes:
- a CDS encoding TonB-dependent receptor: MARRCSLQLAAILVIPSAALAQTVTGSVRGTVLDPTGAAIVGAQVTAINTATGVATAAKTEKNGDYSLRFLQIGSYTITVTAPGFAEAKYGPFQLSIDQTAKIDIPLSVSGNSATVEVDTGTQPILETEAPTLGETFTTNAINSLPLNGRDFSQLTVFTPGAISTNYGAFGGQNSIERSTGADNEPNVNGNRQQSNNYLLDGQEINENLNNTIGYSPSPDALDQVRVIAANANAEFGNVNGGDVVMVTKSGTNSFHGSVFGFLENQNLNANSWTNKRSGTPINPYTQAIFGGTLGGPIFRDKVFFFMDYQGARQHSGGLGTTHVAPAALRTGDFSALLRGSSPIQLYNTQNAGGPVPYANNQLPITNPVARFLFSHPEVYPLPNIPGASDDPLSQVDNYSGLSKSYQRNDQGDIKIDWHFRLKDVLSGRYTQGIAQDATTAVPLAVQFPSASDYPDHLFTTTWTHTFSPSVVNELRASYSRIRFNSGVTTDPSGIFGLNGNQVVGIPSAAQQTAGFSAQQFSTGSISNFGANPTPEIFIDNVFQYADNLTWQRGRHLFKFGAQITRYQQNSFYPGNNGVLGYFQYTGQFTADPSSSSTNIPFADFVTNNVYEAAVGQVVGRTGQRQYRDAYFAQDDFKVSDKLTLNLGVRYEYDQPIYEVNNKQANLNLQTAAIEYAGVNGNSRALYNPTYTNIMPRIGFAYQVTPRFVLRGGYGITTYLEGTGANLRLTQNPPFHNDFDSIATVPAFNGGVYSPGTPLHASSGFPTTNPPVTTFYAWKKNLQPASIQEASLTTEYELTRTSSLQVGFVSELGHHLTDPVYANQLASPTATAPYASVVGQGGVVKVTDSQSAMNYEALQVVFRQHVKAGLELTANYSYAKSLTDDIGYYGTSNTQQQYYQQNAYDLADEWGPSGSDVRHALSVTGTYQVPFGRGQRFGNKTNFALDELLGGWKLSGTNVTYSGFPVTVTSNANYSNLVFAYTGAARPDQINPVTIHNRSVDHWFGTDPAMVNSCGSDQRTVLVGSTVVNCVYASQSANHFGSVRPGTLRAPGFLNFDFALQKSFRIYESHRLDFRSDFFNAFNIASYGNPDNSINDPNFGQITSTRSTERHIQFELKYAF; encoded by the coding sequence ATGGCTCGTAGGTGTTCGCTCCAGCTCGCCGCAATCCTGGTCATTCCGTCCGCAGCGCTCGCCCAAACCGTTACCGGTTCCGTTCGTGGCACCGTTCTAGATCCAACCGGAGCAGCGATCGTCGGCGCGCAGGTGACTGCGATCAACACGGCGACCGGGGTAGCCACAGCCGCTAAAACGGAAAAGAACGGCGACTACTCGCTGCGCTTCCTGCAGATTGGCAGCTACACCATCACAGTGACCGCGCCCGGCTTTGCGGAGGCAAAATATGGGCCGTTTCAGCTGAGCATCGATCAAACGGCCAAGATCGATATTCCGCTATCGGTGAGCGGCAACTCGGCCACGGTGGAAGTGGATACCGGGACCCAGCCGATTCTGGAGACAGAAGCTCCCACGCTGGGCGAGACCTTCACGACGAACGCAATCAACAGCCTGCCATTGAACGGACGCGACTTCTCTCAACTGACGGTCTTCACTCCAGGCGCCATTTCGACCAACTACGGTGCCTTCGGTGGTCAGAACTCAATCGAACGCAGCACCGGTGCCGACAACGAGCCCAACGTGAATGGCAACCGGCAACAGTCGAACAACTATCTGCTGGACGGCCAGGAAATCAACGAAAACCTGAACAACACCATCGGGTACTCGCCCAGCCCTGACGCGCTGGATCAGGTACGCGTGATCGCCGCAAACGCCAACGCGGAGTTTGGCAATGTAAATGGCGGTGATGTGGTGATGGTCACAAAGAGCGGCACCAACTCCTTCCACGGCAGCGTGTTCGGCTTCTTGGAAAACCAGAATCTGAATGCAAACAGCTGGACCAACAAGCGCTCTGGAACGCCGATCAATCCATACACGCAAGCGATCTTCGGCGGAACGCTAGGCGGCCCGATCTTCCGGGACAAGGTGTTCTTCTTCATGGATTACCAGGGTGCGCGTCAGCATAGCGGTGGTCTGGGCACGACTCACGTAGCGCCGGCAGCGCTACGCACCGGCGACTTCTCCGCCCTGTTGCGTGGCAGCAGTCCCATCCAGCTGTACAACACACAGAACGCAGGTGGCCCTGTTCCCTATGCGAACAATCAACTTCCAATCACCAACCCGGTGGCGCGCTTCCTGTTCAGCCACCCAGAGGTGTATCCCCTGCCCAACATCCCGGGCGCCAGCGACGATCCGCTGTCACAGGTAGACAACTACAGCGGGCTAAGCAAGAGCTACCAACGAAACGACCAAGGTGACATCAAGATCGACTGGCACTTCCGTCTGAAAGATGTGCTTTCTGGACGGTATACCCAGGGCATCGCACAGGACGCCACGACGGCAGTTCCCCTTGCTGTGCAGTTCCCGTCTGCATCGGACTACCCCGATCACCTGTTCACAACCACCTGGACGCACACGTTCAGCCCGTCTGTGGTCAACGAATTACGGGCGTCATACTCGCGCATCCGTTTCAACAGCGGCGTCACGACTGATCCGAGCGGCATCTTCGGCTTGAACGGCAACCAGGTAGTCGGCATTCCGAGTGCCGCGCAGCAGACAGCGGGGTTCAGCGCGCAGCAATTCTCGACTGGGTCCATCAGCAATTTCGGTGCAAACCCAACGCCGGAGATCTTCATCGACAACGTGTTTCAATATGCCGACAACCTGACATGGCAGCGTGGACGCCACCTATTTAAGTTTGGCGCACAGATCACCAGATACCAGCAGAACAGCTTTTACCCTGGCAACAACGGCGTGCTGGGCTATTTCCAATACACCGGCCAGTTCACGGCGGATCCAAGCAGCAGCAGCACCAATATCCCATTTGCGGATTTCGTGACCAATAACGTGTATGAAGCCGCGGTCGGCCAGGTAGTCGGGCGCACGGGACAGCGGCAGTATCGCGACGCGTACTTTGCGCAAGACGATTTCAAAGTGAGCGACAAGCTCACGTTGAACCTCGGCGTGCGTTACGAGTACGATCAGCCCATCTACGAGGTCAACAACAAGCAGGCGAACCTGAACCTGCAGACAGCGGCGATCGAGTACGCGGGCGTGAACGGGAACAGCCGAGCACTGTACAACCCCACATACACCAACATCATGCCGCGCATCGGCTTCGCCTATCAGGTCACCCCGAGGTTTGTGTTGCGCGGCGGCTACGGCATTACGACGTATCTGGAAGGCACCGGGGCGAACCTGAGACTGACACAGAATCCGCCGTTCCATAACGACTTCGACAGCATCGCAACCGTACCCGCGTTCAACGGTGGCGTTTATTCTCCTGGAACTCCGTTGCACGCGAGCAGCGGCTTTCCTACGACAAATCCCCCGGTCACAACCTTCTACGCCTGGAAAAAGAATCTCCAGCCGGCGTCGATCCAGGAAGCTTCTCTGACGACAGAATATGAGCTGACCCGAACCTCATCGCTCCAGGTTGGATTCGTGAGCGAGCTTGGCCACCACCTGACTGATCCCGTGTACGCCAATCAGCTTGCCTCGCCTACCGCAACGGCACCATACGCCAGCGTGGTTGGGCAAGGCGGTGTGGTGAAGGTCACGGACTCGCAATCTGCAATGAATTACGAGGCGCTGCAGGTCGTGTTCCGTCAGCACGTCAAGGCCGGCCTGGAGCTCACCGCCAACTACAGCTACGCAAAGTCGCTGACCGATGACATCGGATATTACGGCACCAGCAACACGCAGCAGCAGTATTATCAGCAGAACGCCTACGACCTCGCCGATGAGTGGGGCCCATCCGGCTCGGATGTCCGGCACGCATTGAGCGTCACCGGCACCTATCAGGTCCCGTTTGGGCGCGGCCAGCGCTTCGGAAACAAAACCAACTTCGCGCTGGACGAGCTATTAGGTGGCTGGAAGTTGAGCGGGACAAACGTGACATACTCTGGATTCCCGGTGACCGTCACGTCCAACGCCAACTACTCTAACCTTGTCTTCGCCTATACCGGTGCGGCACGCCCTGACCAGATAAATCCGGTCACGATTCACAATCGTTCGGTCGACCACTGGTTCGGCACCGATCCCGCAATGGTCAATTCCTGCGGCTCAGACCAGCGCACCGTCCTGGTTGGATCGACCGTCGTGAACTGCGTCTACGCCTCGCAGTCCGCCAATCACTTCGGCTCGGTACGGCCGGGTACATTGCGGGCTCCAGGGTTCCTGAACTTTGACTTTGCTTTGCAGAAAAGCTTCCGGATCTACGAGTCGCACCGGCTCGACTTCCGGTCAGACTTCTTTAATGCCTTCAACATCGCAAGCTATGGCAATCCCGACAACAGCATCAACGATCCTAACTTCGGCCAGATCACGTCGACCCGTTCTACCGAGCGTCACATCCAGTTCGAACTGAAGTACGCCTTCTAA